A region from the Methylocella sp. genome encodes:
- a CDS encoding glutathione S-transferase, whose translation MSDYDLYYWSVPFRGQFVRAVLAYAGRTWTEGGDPAITKLMDEPAKHMPVPFMGPPMLIDKKADFAIAQMPAIILYLGETLDLMPKTAALRAMTMKVVNDANDVIDEITLDGGREMWTKKSWQEFVPRLKKWMSFWEETGRRHGLTADSGFLLGGKTAGVADVVTATLWSTMADRFREIGAILEEAAPMTAALTRRVAALPPLTKLAAKAQHDYGEAYCGGQIEASLRRVLDA comes from the coding sequence ATGTCTGACTACGACCTCTACTATTGGTCCGTGCCCTTCCGCGGTCAGTTCGTGCGCGCCGTCCTCGCCTATGCAGGAAGGACGTGGACAGAGGGAGGGGACCCGGCGATCACCAAGTTGATGGACGAGCCGGCGAAGCACATGCCGGTCCCGTTCATGGGGCCGCCAATGCTGATCGACAAAAAGGCGGACTTCGCTATCGCTCAGATGCCAGCCATTATCCTTTATCTAGGCGAGACGCTCGACCTCATGCCCAAGACGGCCGCCCTGCGAGCCATGACCATGAAGGTTGTCAACGACGCCAACGACGTGATCGACGAGATCACGCTGGACGGCGGCCGGGAGATGTGGACGAAAAAAAGCTGGCAGGAGTTCGTCCCCCGCCTGAAGAAGTGGATGTCATTTTGGGAGGAGACCGGGCGTCGCCACGGCCTGACAGCAGACTCGGGCTTCCTGCTGGGCGGCAAGACTGCGGGCGTCGCCGACGTCGTGACAGCCACCTTGTGGTCGACCATGGCAGACCGCTTCCGCGAGATCGGTGCGATCCTTGAGGAAGCCGCGCCAATGACCGCCGCCTTAACGCGGCGGGTTGCTGCTTTGCCACCGCTGACCAAGTTGGCCGCCAAGGCTCAGCACGATTACGGCGAGGCCTATTGCGGCGGGCAGATCGAGGCGTCGCTGCGCAGAGTTTTGGACGCTTAG
- a CDS encoding IS5 family transposase — protein MERCAQGLRAAQDALQSLHPLEPARRLRPHIRRARWRRSKARAHHDRRHASEGASHSGEPAQKGALPRRIGRTKGGLNSKLHVVCDGAGKPLVMLLSEGQMSDHKGARLMLKALPPASMLIADRGYDSNWFRAALKARGVEPCIPPTRSRKLSIAYDKTLYRQRHKIENMFAKLKDWPRIATAMIDAPIPSSPPSASPPPSSSISINES, from the coding sequence ATGGAAAGATGCGCCCAAGGATTACGGGCCGCACAAGACGCTTTACAATCGCTTCATCCGCTGGAGCCGGCTCGGCGTCTTCGACCGCATATTCGCCGCGCTCGCTGGCGAAGGTCCAAAGCCCGAGCGCATCATGATCGACGCCACGCATCTGAAGGCGCATCGCACAGCGGCGAGCCTGCTCAAAAAGGGGCTCTTCCCCGCCGTATCGGGCGCACGAAAGGCGGACTGAACTCGAAGCTCCACGTCGTTTGCGACGGCGCCGGCAAGCCCCTCGTCATGTTGCTCTCGGAGGGCCAGATGAGCGACCACAAGGGCGCGCGGCTGATGCTCAAGGCTTTACCGCCTGCTTCAATGTTGATCGCCGACAGGGGCTACGACAGCAACTGGTTCCGCGCCGCGCTGAAGGCCAGGGGCGTCGAGCCCTGCATCCCGCCAACCAGAAGCCGCAAGCTTTCCATTGCCTATGACAAGACGCTCTACCGCCAGCGTCACAAAATCGAGAACATGTTCGCCAAGCTCAAGGACTGGCCGCGCATCGCAACCGCTATGATCGATGCGCCCATACCTTCTTCTCCGCCATCTGCATCGCCGCCGCCGTCCTCTTCTATCTCAATCAATGAGTCCTGA
- a CDS encoding alpha/beta hydrolase — protein sequence MARRARSPAGARPHGDRADPDRPWRAGHTGNDTADLETHIQDVVAHIEMEGLRDITLVGWSYGGMVVTGVLARIPERIKELIYLDAFMPEDGRALVDYLTPDQRAFFDTYKDKNLPLPPFPLSVFGVNDPAIEAYLEPRFTAQPWRTVYQPVTALKVRPDIPVSYVVCTGYGESPMTTRLAEMESDPAMRVITIDTSHYPMLTAFEETMAALVNE from the coding sequence CTGGCGAGACGTGCTCGTTCGCCTGCGGGCGCTCGGCCACACGGCGACCGCGCCGACCCTGACAGGCCTTGGCGAGCGGGGCATACCGGCAATGACACCGCTGATCTGGAGACCCATATCCAGGACGTTGTCGCGCACATCGAAATGGAGGGTTTGCGAGACATCACTTTGGTTGGCTGGAGCTACGGCGGCATGGTGGTCACCGGGGTTCTCGCGCGCATCCCCGAGCGCATCAAAGAGCTGATCTATCTCGACGCCTTCATGCCAGAGGACGGACGAGCGCTCGTCGATTATCTCACGCCAGATCAAAGGGCGTTCTTTGACACCTATAAGGACAAGAACCTGCCGTTGCCGCCATTTCCATTGTCAGTGTTCGGCGTGAACGATCCGGCGATTGAAGCGTACCTTGAACCGAGGTTCACCGCGCAACCCTGGCGCACCGTTTATCAACCGGTGACGGCCCTAAAGGTCCGCCCGGATATTCCAGTCTCTTACGTGGTCTGCACAGGGTATGGCGAGTCGCCCATGACCACCCGCCTTGCAGAGATGGAATCCGACCCAGCTATGCGAGTCATTACGATCGATACGAGCCATTATCCGATGCTGACGGCTTTCGAAGAGACGATGGCGGCTTTGGTCAATGAGTAA
- a CDS encoding phage tail tip lysozyme — protein sequence MALVNIPQQGMITAEDPTSRVSGGDVTRSADFVAQGAEQFGQGLEDDAVPLAQQAGEQAVAKAARSVSRDANGQIQIQTPETSFILGRAGDEYEHVVVAGAIANGQNQTTQDMNDLRVQHAGDPVAFKTAANGYIDHLRAQYGDDQIANTLVANAEQMATQHYDSLVNTKAALDTSDAKSSIQAQIQSLQNDLGQLARQGGTDTPEFVQKSGQLHSYFDSLQANPLFQMPKAVVDGLRSDLNIQLTGEAIVGHMDYAYDSQGLLAAQKQLHDSVDHIQGVTDAQRNQLVAQGESRLQFLQGQDAIGAEGVRRSVTALTNAVQSGNHFDPAVYDSALAQAQQYHVADAVAQIQSLKAIAGIHAATNNLSPLQSAAAQGVGGPIAGALGNEAQAMQYFQSKGWTPAQAAGIVGNLVHESGGRLDPNAVNPGDGSDGSNSIGIGQWNADRAQALKAFAAAQGKPMNDYATQLAFVQHELETTHAGAAAALRATNDVAGAAAAVALKYEIPAGAETGVAANVNGWQNRLDQATRLAGGNVSSASVNGTPFTREQMQANPFLLSTWVQKTAADQGNQTTMATALGSSIERSLQNGITPSPTVVANYVQLTEGKAQFSEQRQNIMSTIEGQSQANAALAMAPSAGQSYMDQVKAQAQGGSNYQGLVAQHAQELFVQGQRALRDDPGGTAVAKGWVRQSPAPLDFSQPDSIASGIAARSQVVSAIAARQPGASLSAVFPNEIDRVKNVVENGPLDQRMGLMGTISNLPEAQQKATLAAIGQTGKAGQIFTVAGSVNRYAPAAAATDIVQGAALLQTEPRLAPKAADIQTNTMRTFPANDFPSPAIRGAVQNAAEAYYAAQSAKAGDTSQVFNSDRWKSSVDAVTGGVVSYRGSNVIAPTYGANAGQLQAAIIGLTDDDFKGVHTADGSTFPARALKPSISGNSSNWRLESRGEGTYRVFSGDDKARQYLQNADGGAFVLDLRSAMNRPSVGQYLGDDTSNAVEQPPMSLASKAGGGFGAPSNNRGL from the coding sequence ATGGCTCTCGTAAACATTCCCCAGCAAGGCATGATCACTGCAGAAGATCCGACCTCGCGCGTGTCCGGCGGCGACGTGACCCGCTCTGCCGACTTCGTCGCGCAAGGCGCTGAGCAATTCGGGCAAGGCCTGGAAGATGACGCCGTTCCGCTGGCCCAGCAGGCAGGCGAGCAAGCAGTCGCGAAGGCCGCCAGATCAGTCAGTCGTGACGCAAACGGACAGATCCAAATCCAGACCCCGGAAACGAGTTTCATCCTCGGACGCGCCGGCGACGAATATGAGCACGTCGTCGTCGCTGGCGCGATTGCAAACGGGCAGAATCAGACCACCCAAGATATGAATGATCTGCGGGTCCAGCACGCCGGCGATCCGGTTGCCTTCAAGACCGCAGCGAATGGATATATCGATCATCTGCGCGCGCAATATGGCGACGATCAGATCGCCAATACCCTCGTTGCGAACGCCGAGCAGATGGCGACGCAGCACTATGACAGCCTGGTCAACACCAAGGCTGCATTGGACACGTCGGATGCGAAGTCGAGCATTCAGGCGCAAATCCAATCTCTGCAAAACGACCTCGGTCAGCTCGCGCGCCAGGGCGGGACCGATACCCCGGAATTTGTGCAGAAGTCGGGACAGCTTCACTCCTACTTCGATTCGCTTCAGGCGAACCCGCTGTTCCAAATGCCCAAGGCCGTCGTCGACGGGCTGCGCTCCGATTTAAATATCCAGCTGACCGGCGAGGCAATCGTCGGGCACATGGATTATGCTTATGATTCCCAGGGCCTGCTTGCAGCTCAAAAGCAGCTTCACGACTCTGTCGATCATATCCAGGGCGTCACTGATGCGCAGCGCAACCAGCTCGTGGCGCAGGGCGAGTCTCGGCTGCAGTTTCTCCAGGGCCAGGACGCGATCGGCGCGGAAGGCGTCAGGCGCAGCGTCACGGCGCTGACCAACGCAGTGCAGTCCGGAAATCACTTTGATCCTGCGGTTTACGACTCGGCGCTCGCTCAAGCGCAGCAATATCACGTCGCCGACGCCGTCGCTCAGATCCAATCGCTCAAGGCGATCGCCGGGATCCACGCCGCCACGAATAACCTCTCGCCATTGCAGAGCGCCGCGGCCCAAGGCGTCGGCGGCCCCATAGCGGGAGCGCTGGGAAACGAAGCCCAGGCGATGCAATATTTCCAGTCGAAGGGCTGGACGCCAGCGCAGGCGGCGGGGATCGTCGGCAACCTCGTACATGAAAGCGGCGGCCGGCTCGATCCGAACGCCGTCAATCCCGGCGATGGATCGGACGGATCGAACTCGATCGGAATCGGCCAATGGAATGCCGATCGCGCGCAGGCTCTCAAGGCGTTTGCGGCGGCGCAGGGCAAGCCGATGAACGATTACGCGACGCAGCTCGCCTTTGTTCAACATGAACTCGAAACGACGCACGCCGGCGCCGCCGCTGCATTGCGCGCGACAAACGACGTGGCGGGCGCAGCGGCCGCGGTTGCCCTAAAATATGAAATTCCGGCCGGCGCCGAAACGGGCGTCGCTGCGAATGTGAACGGCTGGCAGAACCGGCTCGATCAAGCCACGAGGCTTGCCGGCGGAAACGTCTCATCAGCGAGCGTCAACGGCACTCCTTTCACCCGTGAGCAGATGCAGGCCAACCCATTCCTGCTATCGACATGGGTTCAAAAGACGGCGGCCGACCAGGGCAATCAGACCACGATGGCGACCGCGCTGGGATCTTCCATCGAGCGTTCGCTTCAGAACGGGATCACGCCGTCACCCACGGTCGTCGCAAATTATGTTCAGCTCACAGAGGGAAAGGCGCAATTCTCCGAGCAGCGACAAAACATCATGTCGACCATCGAGGGGCAATCGCAGGCCAATGCCGCGCTCGCAATGGCCCCGTCCGCCGGTCAAAGCTACATGGATCAGGTCAAGGCGCAGGCGCAGGGAGGTTCCAACTATCAGGGACTTGTCGCGCAGCACGCGCAGGAGCTTTTCGTGCAGGGTCAAAGGGCCTTAAGAGATGATCCTGGCGGCACAGCGGTGGCGAAGGGCTGGGTCCGTCAGTCGCCCGCGCCGCTCGATTTCAGCCAGCCGGATTCGATCGCTTCGGGTATCGCCGCACGGTCGCAAGTCGTCTCGGCGATCGCGGCGCGCCAGCCTGGCGCGTCGCTCTCGGCCGTCTTCCCGAATGAGATAGATCGGGTCAAGAACGTGGTCGAAAATGGTCCGCTTGATCAGCGCATGGGCCTCATGGGCACGATCTCCAACTTGCCGGAAGCCCAGCAAAAGGCAACGCTGGCGGCGATCGGCCAGACCGGAAAGGCTGGGCAGATCTTCACAGTCGCCGGATCGGTCAATCGCTACGCGCCGGCGGCGGCGGCGACGGATATCGTCCAAGGCGCTGCTCTGCTCCAAACCGAACCGCGCCTCGCGCCGAAAGCGGCCGACATTCAAACGAATACCATGCGGACGTTTCCAGCGAATGATTTCCCGTCGCCGGCGATCCGCGGCGCGGTGCAGAACGCGGCAGAGGCCTATTATGCCGCGCAATCAGCCAAGGCAGGCGACACGAGCCAGGTATTCAATTCAGACCGTTGGAAGTCCTCCGTCGACGCCGTGACGGGAGGGGTGGTCAGCTATCGCGGTTCGAACGTGATCGCGCCGACCTATGGCGCAAATGCTGGACAGCTCCAGGCAGCGATTATTGGCCTGACCGACGATGATTTCAAAGGAGTTCATACTGCAGATGGTTCGACCTTCCCAGCCAGGGCGCTGAAGCCTTCGATCAGCGGCAACAGCTCGAACTGGCGGCTGGAGTCGAGAGGTGAGGGAACCTATCGCGTCTTCTCTGGCGACGACAAGGCGCGACAATATCTTCAGAATGCGGACGGCGGCGCATTTGTACTAGATCTTCGATCAGCCATGAACCGTCCGAGCGTTGGGCAATATCTCGGTGACGATACTTCCAATGCTGTCGAGCAGCCTCCGATGAGTCTTGCGAGCAAGGCCGGCGGCGGGTTTGGCGCGCCCTCGAATAATAGGGGCCTTTAA
- a CDS encoding helix-turn-helix transcriptional regulator — protein sequence MKPNQCRMARAALNWTTIDLARAAGVGANTVNRFETGEDARISSVEKIQAAFEGAGVEFIRNGVKVRPAKAREQIAEVAPEDEAAHPEPAVGKNAPLVQVDGVSRVRDPLKRR from the coding sequence ATGAAGCCAAATCAATGCCGCATGGCCCGCGCCGCTCTAAATTGGACAACGATCGATCTTGCTCGAGCGGCAGGCGTCGGAGCCAATACGGTCAACCGTTTCGAGACTGGCGAAGATGCCCGCATCAGTAGCGTTGAAAAGATCCAAGCCGCGTTCGAGGGCGCCGGCGTCGAGTTCATCAGAAATGGTGTGAAGGTACGGCCTGCCAAGGCGCGCGAGCAGATCGCTGAAGTGGCTCCCGAGGATGAGGCTGCGCACCCTGAGCCGGCGGTCGGAAAGAACGCGCCTCTTGTCCAGGTCGATGGCGTCAGCCGCGTTCGTGACCCGCTAAAGCGGCGCTAA